Within Vicia villosa cultivar HV-30 ecotype Madison, WI linkage group LG1, Vvil1.0, whole genome shotgun sequence, the genomic segment TTCAAAGTAAGAGAAATCATGATGAGGCACTGGCGTTCTTTGTGATGGGTAAGTTTCCATCATAAGTGCATTTGAAGACATCTGGTTTCCTTACAACGCGAGGTCCAACTGGTACCTTGTTATTCTTAGGACGAATATCCTGCAAAAACATGAATAATATGAATCAAGTACCCTGATATGATCGATAATTTAGTTATAAATATCCAATAATTAGGCTCATAATTGTTTTTCAATAGGGAAAGTTGACAATGGACATAGATATTTACCTGATCAAATATAGCTGTTGGGATGGCCAATGTTGCACAAGCATTTGGAGCATCAACAATTCCAGATATTCTTCCTTCACAAGGACAACAAGATAGCAGAAGGTACACCTGAATAATGTTCAAGAACATCAATTAGCCATAGGTTGTGTTTTTGTTGTCTTTGTCATATAGTAGTAACATATACTAAGGCCGTTTTTAAGAGCCTGCGAGGTGAGCTACCATACAGGATTTCAAATTTGTCACGATTAAACTGTGGTTAAATAAGGTTTCTTAACATATTTATCACAGTTAATTCGTGATTAAATAGGACCTCTATTAGTTTTATCAAGATTGAACTGTGACTCGCCTATGCAGAGCCTCTAAAAACTTAAGACGGCCATGCATACACTTGATTCCTTTTTATGTGGAGAAAAATAACATGTATAGGAGTTTTATAGTGTGTTGAGTTGTGAAGTTAAACCTGTTCTTTGGAATAACCAAACTTGGATATATAGTCTATAGCATTGAGTACTGCTCTTTTGTAAGCAACAGTTGCATCTAGGTAGTGTTGCTTCCCATGTTCATCCACACTAATGCCCTCAAACACTAACCACTCTGAGAAACTTGGTTCAACAGGGCCTATTTCAAATATTGGGTTCACATGAAGGGGAGTAGGACCCATTGGTGTAAGGTACTCTTTCATTCCACCCCTTATGATATCACACCTAATCATGACATCAAAATAAAAAGGGTATTATAAGCTTAGTTGTATAAATGGAAGGTCCAAGTTTGCTAAGATTTGAATTAAATTAATGTAAGTTTTATGTACTTACTTGAGCTCCAAGAAACCACTCATTTCAATTGCACCACATAGTGAGACCTCACCATCACCCTGTGAAAAGTGCATGTCACCAGTGCTGAGATTTGCTCCTTCTACAAAAACAGGAAGGTACACCTTGGAACCTCTGCTTAGATTTTTTATGTCGCAATTTCCACCATTTTCTCTTCCCGGTACAGTTCTCGCTGCTTCCCTCGCAATCCTCTCCCATTCATCGGAACCTTTTTCAATCTACAAGCATGTCAAGAAAAGGGCCTCAAAATGAGCTAAAATTTATTGAGCTTGTATTCTGAGAATTTGCTAAATTTATCTAGAGATGCATCGTTACCTTTCCGAGGTGACAGTTTCTTGGTGTTGGTAAGTTTGCCAAGGGTCTGGAATGCAAAACCTCGCATAGTTTCAGAGACTTAAGACCATTTTCTTCAACATCTCTTTCCCTTTCATTCCATATGTTTAGGAGCTCCACTGATGGTGCAGTTCCAATTATACCAGGATGTGTTATCCCCGGAAACCTCACTCCTGTACAACACAAATGATTCTCATCAGTGACAATTAAATGCGGTAGAATTGGTTACATTTTGTTTATATTCTATACTACGAAATATAAAATTTTGTTGCTTATATTCGAAACTAGAAAAAGTATATATATCATAACATTATACAAACAAAAAAGCGATGTACTAGTTCTATCATATCACCTGGTATCTGAGGCGAATAAGCATATATCCCTTCAAAGTACCAGATAGCTTTTGTGGCATGAGGAAAATGATCCGTCAAGAAACCGCCTCCGTTTTCTCTGTCAAATGTTGCTGTAAAGCCCCATTCATCACCAGGGAGAGGACCTAAGTTGCATATTTCAACAGCAAGCAAATCTCCAGGCAAAGCTGGGAGGCCTTCATTGTCCACAACTCTTATTGGCCCACTAAGGTAATGCACCTGAACCATTTACCCCATCATCCAAAATTAATCACCAAAAAACTTATGCTAGGCCTTATAATCACATAATCACACAATCACACTAGTCACAATTTTGATCTAACGATTCAAACCGTCGGCTAACATTACTTACATTCGAGAGGTCTACAAGTTTTATGTCTAGTGCTGAATTGTCATCTTTAATAGCACCTCCTGTCCAATCTACCATCTCTACCCTAAACATTTCACCGGTATAAACATCCACCACAGCGGGTATATCAGGGTGCCATCGATTATGAAGAGGTAATTTCTGTTCCGATGGCTTCATTTTCAAGTCTATCGGCACAACCAGTCTTGGAGTTGATGGTGCCATGAACAAACTAGTACAATGATTTCCAAAACAGGTTGAACATGATCTAGACTTTAGATATTTGTTATCACAAAGTTTGGCCTTACTATAAGAAAAGGACCAGTTTTCCACTAGTGGAAGGACCACATAGTGGACTTGACTTGTGCATGATTGGAAATGTGGTTTATATTCATTTTCAACTTTAGGATATGCTATAGACTATAGTTATATACTATAtgttattatatatttatgttaatattttataaaatattaaatcttaAATAACATATGGTGATTTCATTATCCAAATTCAGATCTATGCAGATAGATGAATGTAAAGTTGATAGCACAAGCATTTTAGTGGCATGGTATCAAGTATGAACTAGTTTGAGGTAAACACTATAAAAAGTGTGTTTGAAAACACAGATAGAGGATGAAATAAGGAACTTACTTGAGAAAGATCAACATGTTTGGCATCATCAGCCGTTGGATTATTAGTGATAGCACCACCACTGAAATCTATCATCTCAACTCTGAAAAGTTCACCGGTTGTTGCCTCCGCGACCGGTGGTATCTCTGGATGCCACCGGTTGTGAAGAGGCAGCTCTTGCTCCCATGGTTTCTTCTTTAAGTCTACTGAGACTAACAGCTTTGAACCTACACGAGCCATTTCTGTGTGATGATGTTTTCACTAGGAGGAAACTGGTGTGTATATATAGGAATAGTAGTAGTTTAGTGAGTGAGAGGGGTATCTCTATGCAAATGTGGTCTTTTTAATCATTGAggtagaaaaatcatttttaatgtgGAATTAATCATGCACTTCTTTTTGATAACTTTGATTTCATGATTTCTTATCCTCTATTTTTTCTCTCTGTCGGTATGTGGTGGACCACTTTGCTACTATACTATAATTAGTATTATTGGATTAAAGTGACTTTGATAAAATCACATGAATTCAATAAAATAACCTATcttctatttttaataatttttttttttacataatcaAACAAATGCGGACAAAACATGTCTAATGAACCAGATCCATTTTCTATCCTTAACTTTAAAGTcgtgaatattt encodes:
- the LOC131638865 gene encoding uncharacterized protein LOC131638865 isoform X2, whose protein sequence is MAPSTPRLVVPIDLKMKPSEQKLPLHNRWHPDIPAVVDVYTGEMFRVEMVDWTGGAIKDDNSALDIKLVDLSNVHYLSGPIRVVDNEGLPALPGDLLAVEICNLGPLPGDEWGFTATFDRENGGGFLTDHFPHATKAIWYFEGIYAYSPQIPGVRFPGITHPGIIGTAPSVELLNIWNERERDVEENGLKSLKLCEVLHSRPLANLPTPRNCHLGKIEKGSDEWERIAREAARTVPGRENGGNCDIKNLSRGSKVYLPVFVEGANLSTGDMHFSQGDGEVSLCGAIEMSGFLELKCDIIRGGMKEYLTPMGPTPLHVNPIFEIGPVEPSFSEWLVFEGISVDEHGKQHYLDATVAYKRAVLNAIDYISKFGYSKEQVYLLLSCCPCEGRISGIVDAPNACATLAIPTAIFDQDIRPKNNKVPVGPRVVRKPDVFKCTYDGNLPITKNASASS
- the LOC131638865 gene encoding uncharacterized protein LOC131638865 isoform X1; amino-acid sequence: MARVGSKLLVSVDLKKKPWEQELPLHNRWHPEIPPVAEATTGELFRVEMIDFSGGAITNNPTADDAKHVDLSQVHYLSGPIRVVDNEGLPALPGDLLAVEICNLGPLPGDEWGFTATFDRENGGGFLTDHFPHATKAIWYFEGIYAYSPQIPGVRFPGITHPGIIGTAPSVELLNIWNERERDVEENGLKSLKLCEVLHSRPLANLPTPRNCHLGKIEKGSDEWERIAREAARTVPGRENGGNCDIKNLSRGSKVYLPVFVEGANLSTGDMHFSQGDGEVSLCGAIEMSGFLELKCDIIRGGMKEYLTPMGPTPLHVNPIFEIGPVEPSFSEWLVFEGISVDEHGKQHYLDATVAYKRAVLNAIDYISKFGYSKEQVYLLLSCCPCEGRISGIVDAPNACATLAIPTAIFDQDIRPKNNKVPVGPRVVRKPDVFKCTYDGNLPITKNASASS